In the genome of Candidatus Nitrosotenuis sp. DW1, one region contains:
- a CDS encoding PhnE/PtxC family ABC transporter permease, with translation MNPSRFQYTWIAILLIIIGSSVHLGFNPLSIIDDADNSAVIIGELLEFDFSVWDKVLFSLIETLEMALIGSSIGFALSIPAALLAARNISPSYVSVIFRSLLGILWSMPPLLWAILLVVVVGLGPTAGIFAISLYIMGLSGKYLYEIYESQNVSAYDAMHVLGATRMQIAKFVTIPEALPHMGNQYLFLLSYSVRESSILGLVGAGGIGFYIIHHLESLNYGKAAPFILAILAVTLGMDYASTKLRKKLVHN, from the coding sequence ATGAACCCTAGCCGCTTCCAGTATACCTGGATTGCCATACTGCTGATAATAATCGGGAGCTCTGTGCACTTGGGCTTTAATCCTCTTTCGATAATTGACGATGCGGACAATTCCGCGGTGATAATTGGCGAGCTGCTGGAGTTTGACTTTAGCGTGTGGGACAAGGTGCTGTTCTCACTCATCGAAACATTAGAGATGGCGCTGATTGGATCAAGCATCGGCTTTGCACTGTCTATTCCGGCAGCACTGCTTGCGGCAAGAAACATCTCCCCGTCGTATGTCAGCGTGATTTTCAGGAGCCTGCTTGGCATACTGTGGTCCATGCCGCCGTTACTGTGGGCAATTCTGCTTGTGGTGGTAGTCGGGCTAGGCCCTACTGCCGGAATATTTGCAATATCGCTATACATAATGGGGCTGAGCGGGAAATACCTGTACGAAATATACGAGTCGCAAAACGTGTCGGCGTATGACGCAATGCACGTTCTGGGTGCTACTCGGATGCAGATTGCCAAGTTTGTGACAATTCCTGAGGCGCTGCCGCACATGGGAAACCAGTATCTGTTCCTGCTATCGTACAGTGTGCGAGAGTCGTCAATTCTGGGATTGGTCGGTGCGGGAGGAATTGGATTTTACATAATACACCACCTTGAAAGTCTCAACTATGGAAAGGCCGCCCCGTTCATACTGGCAATACTTGCAGTGACCTTGGGCATGGATTACGCAAGCACAAAGTTGCGGAAAAAACTCGTTCATAACTAG
- a CDS encoding phosphonate ABC transporter ATP-binding protein has translation MDALSMNAVHLIINNRKILSNLSMTVPQGDAVTIMGPNGAGKTTLLKVALGLLKPTSGELYFFGKKGLDKESQKLLGYIPQNLGLVNELSVYSNVMMGALRRMPRWRSITGIYPKDLIDDAYSLMYDLKISHLKDVKIKKLSGGEKQRVAIARTLIQKPSIILADEMTASLDFKAAVTVMEIFAEIRKKMKITLLMTHHNPDIARLYSDNVLIMLNGRIEKNIPANELTADAIGGLYEP, from the coding sequence ATGGATGCACTCAGCATGAACGCAGTTCATCTGATCATCAATAATAGAAAAATACTCAGCAACCTTTCCATGACTGTCCCTCAGGGCGATGCAGTCACCATAATGGGGCCAAACGGTGCAGGAAAGACTACTCTCTTAAAAGTAGCACTCGGCCTTCTCAAACCGACCTCGGGCGAGTTGTATTTTTTCGGAAAAAAGGGACTGGACAAAGAAAGCCAGAAACTTCTCGGGTACATCCCGCAGAACCTGGGACTGGTAAACGAGCTCAGCGTTTATTCAAACGTGATGATGGGTGCTCTAAGGAGGATGCCACGCTGGCGCTCAATTACCGGCATATACCCAAAGGATCTCATCGACGATGCGTATTCTCTTATGTATGATCTAAAGATTTCCCACCTAAAGGACGTCAAGATAAAAAAACTGAGCGGCGGTGAAAAGCAAAGGGTGGCAATAGCACGGACGCTGATCCAAAAGCCGTCGATAATTCTGGCAGACGAGATGACTGCAAGTCTTGACTTCAAGGCCGCAGTGACGGTAATGGAAATCTTTGCAGAGATAAGAAAGAAAATGAAGATAACCCTGCTGATGACGCACCACAATCCTGACATTGCAAGGTTGTACAGTGACAACGTGCTGATAATGTTAAACGGAAGAATAGAAAAGAACATCCCTGCAAATGAACTAACTGCAGATGCCATCGGAGGCCTCTATGAACCCTAG
- a CDS encoding phosphate/phosphite/phosphonate ABC transporter substrate-binding protein produces MNKLYAIIPIVLAVGIGIGYGIFVAGSTTASQGPQVVTLAIQPTAQASDIESQANELEQYLEQKTGYDIQIYVPTSYAGVVEALRFGKADMAFMSAWPSYLAVQKAGATLELAEVREVVIGDTLTAETYYYSYWVVPKDSPYNTLEDLRGKRAAFPSPLSTSGYVTPMKTLVETGLITVEEGKEVDPKSYFSDVVFAGGYGQAWEALRNDRVDVSIIAGDVSEKLYREVREGTKSIHEQGPIPSHGVVFSKEMDSEAKAKVKAALLEMGKDDSTKQIMRKLVSAIFVGFEETTADKHLGNLQSALQMTGLKYTEKV; encoded by the coding sequence ATGAACAAGCTCTACGCCATAATTCCAATAGTCTTAGCAGTTGGAATCGGCATAGGGTATGGAATATTTGTAGCAGGCAGCACAACCGCATCACAAGGGCCACAAGTCGTGACACTTGCAATTCAGCCAACTGCCCAGGCAAGCGACATAGAGTCCCAGGCAAACGAGCTTGAGCAATACCTGGAACAAAAAACAGGTTATGACATACAGATTTACGTCCCGACATCATATGCGGGAGTCGTGGAGGCCTTGCGATTTGGCAAGGCAGACATGGCATTTATGAGCGCATGGCCGTCATACCTTGCAGTACAAAAGGCAGGCGCAACACTTGAGCTTGCAGAGGTGCGGGAGGTCGTCATAGGTGACACCCTGACAGCTGAGACATACTACTACTCGTACTGGGTGGTGCCAAAGGACTCGCCGTACAACACACTTGAAGATCTGAGGGGCAAACGCGCAGCGTTTCCAAGCCCACTATCGACATCAGGATATGTGACACCGATGAAGACGCTAGTCGAGACAGGACTGATAACTGTGGAGGAGGGCAAGGAGGTTGATCCAAAGTCATACTTTTCAGACGTGGTCTTTGCAGGTGGATACGGCCAAGCATGGGAAGCACTGAGGAACGATCGGGTGGATGTTAGCATAATTGCAGGGGATGTGAGCGAGAAGCTCTACCGCGAAGTAAGAGAAGGCACCAAGTCAATCCACGAACAGGGCCCAATCCCGTCGCACGGAGTGGTGTTTAGCAAAGAGATGGACTCTGAGGCAAAGGCCAAGGTAAAGGCAGCACTGCTTGAAATGGGAAAAGACGACAGCACAAAACAGATAATGAGAAAGCTAGTCTCCGCAATATTTGTGGGCTTTGAGGAAACCACTGCAGACAAACATCTTGGGAACCTGCAGAGCGCACTACAAATGACTGGTTTGAAATATACGGAGAAGGTCTAG
- a CDS encoding YnfA family protein translates to MEVILATLGIFFLAALLEIGGGYLVWKWLREHKGKIFGLVGGLVLFLYGIVPTFQPAEFGRVYATYGGIFVVMSIIWGYWVDKKKPDRFEILGSMVVLVGVAVMFYFPR, encoded by the coding sequence TTGGAAGTAATCCTTGCAACGCTTGGCATTTTCTTCCTTGCTGCATTATTGGAAATAGGAGGCGGATACCTGGTGTGGAAGTGGCTGCGGGAACACAAGGGAAAAATATTTGGGTTAGTTGGCGGCCTTGTCTTGTTTTTGTATGGCATAGTTCCGACGTTTCAGCCGGCAGAATTTGGGCGAGTATATGCTACATATGGCGGAATATTTGTCGTCATGTCGATTATCTGGGGATACTGGGTAGACAAGAAAAAGCCAGACAGATTTGAGATTCTCGGGTCAATGGTCGTGTTAGTCGGAGTGGCAGTGATGTTTTACTTTCCCAGATAG
- a CDS encoding YnfA family protein, whose translation MNASLKAVPASLLLFFIAGLCEIGGGYLVWMWLRHDMSWLLGAAGGLVLFLYGIVPTFQKTHFHRIYAAYGGVFIVMSILWGWWIDGTAPDTYDVVGTVIAVIGVLIIFYVPRKGESTWK comes from the coding sequence ATGAATGCAAGTCTAAAGGCGGTACCTGCTTCGCTGTTGCTCTTTTTTATTGCAGGCCTCTGTGAGATTGGCGGCGGATACCTGGTATGGATGTGGCTTAGGCACGACATGAGCTGGCTTTTGGGTGCAGCCGGCGGCCTTGTCTTGTTTTTGTATGGTATAGTTCCAACATTTCAGAAAACGCACTTTCATCGTATCTATGCCGCATATGGAGGAGTCTTTATCGTGATGTCGATTCTGTGGGGCTGGTGGATTGACGGGACCGCACCTGACACATATGATGTTGTGGGAACAGTAATTGCGGTGATTGGGGTTTTGATAATTTTTTACGTTCCAAGAAAAGGTGAGTCAACTTGGAAGTAA
- a CDS encoding OsmC family protein, which translates to MILNNVDLDKISKTVEAGKNNKQSLLKPVKLQGEWILDTAKDHQFRTELSYEKGKQVIEVDSPSFLGGNGNRLGPMAYCIAGITSCFIGTFAAVAASQGIKLTKLSVNAQCDVNFAKTLDVADEPIMNGIEFDIDAQAENADRKKLEQMLNMALERCPAMYSMSHNIPVNAKIK; encoded by the coding sequence ATGATACTAAACAATGTTGATTTGGACAAGATATCCAAAACAGTCGAAGCTGGGAAAAATAACAAGCAGTCACTTCTAAAACCAGTGAAACTCCAAGGAGAGTGGATTTTAGACACTGCAAAAGATCATCAGTTCAGGACAGAACTGTCATATGAGAAAGGAAAGCAGGTAATTGAAGTTGACTCGCCATCGTTTCTTGGAGGTAATGGAAACAGGCTTGGTCCCATGGCTTATTGCATAGCTGGAATCACATCTTGCTTTATCGGCACGTTTGCAGCAGTTGCCGCATCCCAAGGAATAAAACTTACAAAACTGAGCGTAAACGCGCAGTGCGATGTAAACTTTGCAAAGACTTTGGATGTTGCAGACGAGCCAATCATGAACGGAATAGAGTTTGACATAGATGCTCAAGCAGAAAACGCGGACAGGAAAAAACTTGAACAGATGCTAAACATGGCACTTGAGCGATGTCCTGCAATGTACAGCATGTCCCACAACATACCAGTAAATGCTAAAATCAAATAA
- a CDS encoding amidohydrolase family protein produces MIIDCHVHINQYELMQNVPTLEGRLEALQMEMTSNDVDYALILSSYKTDEYRPSARQIIDAAKKYDNLGIVAGFSIDNHTEEDLKDYRKWIKDGYVKGLKIYSGYEHYYPYDERYQKVYDTCIEFDVPVMVHTGDTLSKKSKLRYARPLNLDDVAVDNPELKIIMCHLGNPWIQDAQEVIYKNKNVYGDISGFVVGDFDHYFEEMMSEKVSELINYAGEPKYLLYGTDWPISSMDSYLKFVAKMKIKKEFRDLLMYKNTKDLFKI; encoded by the coding sequence TTGATCATAGACTGTCACGTGCACATCAATCAGTACGAGTTGATGCAAAATGTGCCAACATTAGAAGGGCGGCTTGAGGCGCTTCAAATGGAAATGACAAGCAATGACGTTGATTATGCCCTGATACTGTCTTCATACAAAACAGACGAATACAGACCATCTGCACGCCAGATAATTGATGCAGCAAAGAAATACGACAATCTTGGAATAGTTGCAGGGTTCTCAATTGACAATCACACCGAAGAGGATCTGAAGGACTATCGAAAGTGGATCAAGGACGGATATGTAAAGGGGCTCAAGATCTATTCTGGATATGAGCACTATTATCCATATGATGAACGGTACCAAAAAGTCTACGACACGTGCATTGAATTTGACGTTCCAGTCATGGTCCATACCGGGGATACGCTTAGCAAAAAAAGCAAGCTTCGTTACGCGCGCCCGCTCAATCTTGACGACGTGGCAGTAGACAACCCCGAGCTAAAAATAATCATGTGCCATCTTGGAAATCCGTGGATTCAGGATGCGCAAGAAGTTATCTATAAAAACAAAAACGTCTATGGCGATATTTCCGGATTCGTAGTGGGTGATTTTGATCACTATTTTGAAGAAATGATGAGTGAGAAGGTATCTGAATTGATAAACTATGCCGGCGAGCCGAAATATCTTCTGTATGGGACAGATTGGCCCATCAGCTCAATGGACTCTTACCTGAAATTTGTGGCAAAGATGAAAATAAAAAAAGAGTTCCGGGATCTACTGATGTATAAAAATACAAAAGACCTGTTCAAGATCTAA
- a CDS encoding GNAT family N-acetyltransferase has product MSENPDKAQVTVRNMVLADIPGVIELQKAAFPYMAAEGVIWKPEHLESHISVFPEGQFCAEYQDTIIGSCSSLIIIMTPEYKDHTWKEACGDSFFKNHDPKGDTLYAADVSTHPDYRRLGVASRLYEARKSLAVEKNLRRIIGGGRLFNYCEHAKTITPYDYVMRVKKGEIQEPVLMFQLSNGFDFIKILPNYLKDARSLNNATFIEWKNPQYRRDS; this is encoded by the coding sequence ATGTCAGAAAATCCGGATAAAGCCCAAGTAACCGTGCGAAATATGGTTCTGGCAGATATTCCAGGAGTGATTGAATTGCAAAAAGCGGCATTTCCTTACATGGCAGCAGAAGGAGTAATCTGGAAGCCAGAACATCTCGAGTCGCACATTAGCGTATTTCCAGAAGGTCAGTTTTGTGCCGAATACCAAGACACCATAATTGGATCATGCAGCAGTCTGATCATCATAATGACCCCAGAATACAAGGATCATACGTGGAAGGAAGCGTGCGGGGACAGTTTTTTTAAAAATCACGACCCAAAAGGCGACACCCTTTATGCTGCAGATGTCTCGACGCATCCAGACTACAGGAGGCTTGGGGTGGCGTCAAGACTGTATGAGGCAAGAAAATCCCTCGCCGTTGAAAAGAACCTTAGGAGAATAATTGGCGGCGGCCGACTGTTCAATTATTGCGAGCATGCAAAAACGATTACTCCGTACGATTATGTGATGAGGGTAAAAAAGGGAGAGATCCAAGAGCCGGTTCTGATGTTTCAGCTCAGTAATGGATTTGATTTTATCAAAATACTTCCAAATTATCTGAAAGATGCCAGATCCTTAAACAATGCGACTTTTATTGAATGGAAAAACCCTCAATACAGGAGAGATAGTTGA